From Sphingomonas hengshuiensis, one genomic window encodes:
- a CDS encoding Leu/Phe/Val dehydrogenase, whose translation MAFQTDHALAPASVHLLHDAASGLDGVIVLHSTALGPAAGGCRFWSYPDREAMIADGCRLAEGMSYKNALADLPLGGGKAVLRRPEGDFDRTALFRAFGRAVESLRGSYVTAEDVGTHVEDMTVVRDHSRHVAGLPLRGDRPGGDPSPWTARGVFLSMRYAAERSLGRPLSDCTVAVQGVGAVGAALAGMLHRAGSRLIVSDVDARAAARVAIETGAQVASVSSILSARADIFAPCALGGVLRHDTVGKLKAKLVCGAANNQLAEPADGDRLADRGILYAPDYVVNAGGIINVAAEYLSWSSEEAAQRVEATPQRLAQVLDYAAATGTAPHDAADRLARERIAAGHAARRAA comes from the coding sequence ATGGCCTTTCAGACCGACCACGCGCTCGCCCCGGCCAGCGTCCACCTCCTCCACGACGCAGCGAGCGGGCTCGACGGCGTGATCGTCCTCCACTCGACCGCGCTCGGGCCCGCTGCCGGGGGCTGCCGGTTCTGGAGCTATCCCGATCGCGAGGCGATGATCGCCGATGGCTGCCGACTTGCCGAGGGGATGAGCTACAAGAATGCGCTCGCCGATCTGCCGCTGGGCGGGGGCAAGGCAGTGCTGCGCCGTCCCGAGGGCGATTTCGATCGCACCGCGCTGTTCCGCGCCTTTGGCCGCGCCGTCGAGTCGCTGCGCGGCAGCTATGTCACTGCCGAGGATGTCGGCACGCATGTCGAGGACATGACGGTGGTGCGCGACCATAGCCGGCACGTCGCGGGGCTTCCGCTGCGCGGCGACCGGCCCGGCGGCGATCCCTCGCCCTGGACCGCGCGCGGCGTATTCCTGTCGATGCGCTATGCCGCCGAGCGCAGCCTGGGGCGGCCGCTCTCCGACTGCACGGTCGCGGTGCAGGGCGTCGGCGCAGTCGGTGCCGCGCTGGCCGGGATGCTGCATCGCGCCGGGTCGCGGCTGATCGTCTCGGACGTCGACGCCCGTGCAGCAGCGCGCGTCGCGATCGAAACCGGGGCACAGGTGGCGAGCGTTTCCTCGATCCTGTCGGCGCGCGCGGACATCTTCGCGCCGTGCGCGCTGGGCGGCGTCCTCCGGCACGACACCGTGGGCAAGCTCAAGGCCAAATTGGTGTGCGGCGCGGCCAACAACCAGCTCGCCGAGCCCGCCGATGGCGACCGGCTGGCCGACCGCGGCATCCTCTATGCCCCCGATTATGTCGTCAACGCCGGCGGGATCATCAACGTCGCCGCCGAATATCTGAGCTGGTCGAGCGAAGAGGCGGCGCAGCGCGTCGAAGCGACGCCGCAACGGCTGGCGCAGGTGCTCGACTATGCCGCCGCCACGGGCACCGCGCCGCACGACGCCGCCGACCGGCTCGCGCGCGAGCGCATCGCTGCGGGCCATGCCGCGCGCCGCGCCGCCTGA
- a CDS encoding helix-turn-helix domain-containing protein: MANSASKPTLGAVLRGIRARHDWTLKEMSAKSGIPVSTLSKVEHDRLTLTYDKLQQLAQRLNIRMSDLFAEGSEDNVVRVTGRRSLGTMEQAVRVTTPNYDYHYLCTDLRRKRMIPLVTRIRAHSAREFGDLVRHQGEEFIYVIEGRIEVHTEFYDPVVLGPGETIYIDSSMGHAYVVAEGCEEALVLGVCSSADEGLMDSLMSLHGDAAA; encoded by the coding sequence ATGGCAAATAGCGCCTCCAAGCCGACGCTGGGTGCGGTGCTGCGCGGTATCCGTGCGCGTCACGACTGGACGCTCAAGGAGATGAGCGCCAAGTCGGGCATTCCGGTCTCGACGCTGTCCAAGGTCGAGCATGACCGGCTGACGCTGACCTATGACAAGCTCCAGCAACTGGCCCAGCGGCTCAACATCCGCATGTCGGACCTGTTTGCCGAAGGGTCCGAGGATAATGTCGTCCGCGTGACGGGTCGTCGCAGCCTGGGCACGATGGAGCAGGCGGTGCGCGTCACCACGCCCAATTACGATTATCATTACCTCTGCACCGATTTGCGCCGGAAGCGGATGATCCCGCTGGTCACGCGCATCCGCGCGCACAGCGCCCGCGAGTTCGGCGATCTCGTCCGGCATCAGGGCGAGGAATTCATCTACGTCATCGAGGGGCGGATCGAGGTCCACACCGAATTCTACGATCCGGTGGTGCTGGGCCCGGGCGAGACCATTTATATCGATTCGTCGATGGGGCACGCCTATGTCGTGGCCGAAGGATGCGAGGAGGCGCTGGTGCTCGGCGTGTGTTCGAGCGCGGACGAAGGGCTGATGGACTCGCTGATGAGCCTGCACGGAGACGCTGCGGCGTGA
- a CDS encoding serine hydrolase domain-containing protein produces MRSFRRLIIALMAVLVLPFTTQLFAQGPVPQGPAPKASAPAAASAPPAGQATRNPPPLDAIDLETWLDGFMPYALERGSIAGAVVVVVRGNGTVLQKGYGYADYATRKPVSPDATLFRPGSISKLLTWTAVMQQVEAGRIDLDKDVNSYLDFTIPAFDGKPVTMRNIMTHTAGFEESVRHLITSDPKAALPLGRLVKVTLPQRVFAPGTTPAYSNYATGLAGYIVERVSGMSFDAYVEQRIFAPLGMTRSSFRQPLPDALKPLMSSGYPDVNDKAKPFEIVAPAPAGSLSSTGADMGKFMMAHLTNNGVLMKPETMRMMHDFRAPGIGPLNTMALGFYEQWVNGQRSISHGGDTQWFHSDLWLFPESDVGLYISMNSSGTEGAAHAVRSALFHKFADRYLPGTDPIGKVDDATARQHAALLAGNYVSSRGSFTNFLSVLNLLGQSTVTVGEDGKIAFPALDGLSAGARDWVEVAPFVWRDTNTGERLAAVVKDGKVVRFSVDVGSPFMVFEPAPAGLNTVWLVPALLLALGIILLAALAWPVRALVRRSYGQKLALQGRSRLAYRLSRGFAWLVLAAVAGWMGLIAAFSADLGSIGGPLDWLIILLRVISPIAAIGLVASSGWLLWLAFASKRRWTARLGALLLLLAGLVVLWVVVSSHLYGFNMVY; encoded by the coding sequence ATGCGTTCGTTTCGCAGGCTGATAATCGCGCTGATGGCGGTGCTCGTGCTACCGTTCACCACCCAATTGTTCGCACAGGGGCCGGTGCCACAGGGGCCCGCCCCCAAAGCCTCGGCGCCCGCTGCGGCCTCCGCGCCCCCCGCGGGCCAGGCGACCCGGAACCCGCCGCCGCTCGACGCCATAGATCTGGAGACATGGCTCGACGGCTTCATGCCCTATGCGCTCGAGCGCGGAAGCATCGCGGGCGCCGTCGTGGTCGTCGTGCGGGGCAACGGCACCGTGCTGCAAAAGGGCTATGGCTATGCCGACTATGCCACGCGCAAGCCGGTGTCGCCCGACGCCACGCTGTTCCGCCCGGGCTCGATCTCGAAGCTGTTAACCTGGACCGCAGTGATGCAGCAGGTCGAGGCGGGCAGGATCGACCTCGACAAGGACGTGAATTCCTATCTCGATTTCACGATCCCGGCGTTCGACGGCAAGCCGGTCACGATGCGCAATATCATGACGCACACCGCCGGGTTCGAGGAGTCGGTGCGCCATCTGATCACCAGCGATCCCAAGGCGGCGCTGCCGCTGGGCCGGCTGGTGAAGGTCACGCTGCCCCAGCGTGTCTTTGCGCCGGGCACGACGCCGGCCTATTCCAACTATGCCACCGGCCTCGCCGGCTATATCGTCGAGCGCGTCAGCGGCATGTCGTTCGACGCCTATGTCGAGCAGCGCATCTTCGCCCCGCTGGGCATGACCCGGTCGAGCTTCCGCCAGCCGTTGCCCGATGCGCTCAAGCCGCTGATGTCGAGCGGCTATCCCGATGTGAACGATAAGGCCAAGCCGTTCGAGATTGTCGCCCCCGCGCCCGCCGGCAGCCTCTCCTCGACCGGCGCCGACATGGGCAAGTTCATGATGGCGCATCTTACCAACAACGGCGTGCTGATGAAGCCCGAGACGATGCGGATGATGCATGATTTCCGCGCGCCGGGGATCGGCCCGCTCAACACCATGGCGCTGGGCTTTTACGAACAATGGGTCAACGGCCAGCGTTCGATCTCGCATGGCGGCGACACCCAATGGTTTCACAGCGACCTGTGGCTGTTCCCGGAATCGGATGTCGGCCTGTACATCTCGATGAACAGCAGCGGCACAGAAGGCGCGGCGCATGCCGTACGCAGCGCGCTGTTCCACAAATTCGCCGACCGCTATCTGCCCGGCACCGATCCGATCGGCAAAGTCGATGACGCCACCGCGCGTCAGCACGCCGCGCTTCTCGCCGGCAATTATGTCAGCAGCCGCGGCTCGTTCACCAATTTCCTGAGCGTGCTCAACCTGCTGGGCCAGTCAACCGTAACCGTTGGCGAGGATGGCAAGATCGCCTTCCCCGCGCTCGATGGGCTGAGCGCCGGCGCGCGCGACTGGGTCGAAGTCGCGCCATTCGTGTGGCGCGACACCAACACCGGCGAACGCCTCGCCGCAGTCGTGAAGGACGGCAAGGTCGTGCGCTTCAGCGTCGATGTCGGCTCGCCGTTCATGGTGTTCGAACCCGCGCCCGCGGGTCTCAACACCGTATGGCTGGTGCCGGCACTGCTGCTCGCGCTCGGCATCATCCTGCTCGCTGCGCTGGCATGGCCGGTGCGCGCGCTGGTCCGCCGCAGCTATGGCCAGAAGCTCGCGCTCCAGGGGCGTTCGCGGCTCGCCTATCGCCTGTCGCGCGGCTTCGCCTGGCTGGTGCTGGCGGCAGTGGCGGGATGGATGGGCCTCATCGCCGCCTTCTCGGCCGATCTCGGATCGATCGGCGGCCCGCTCGACTGGCTCATTATCCTGCTGCGGGTCATCAGCCCGATCGCAGCGATCGGGCTCGTCGCATCGAGCGGCTGGCTGTTGTGGCTCGCCTTTGCGAGCAAGCGCCGCTGGACCGCCAGGCTCGGCGCGCTCCTGCTGCTGCTCGCGGGGCTGGTGGTGCTGTGGGTGGTGGTCTCCAGCCACCTCTACGGCTTCAACATGGTCTATTGA
- a CDS encoding dipeptide epimerase yields MPAPDTQGPTLDLRVERFPYHKPFRISGHVFAETAVLVATLSQGAHRGRGEGAGVYYLGDDAGHMLAEAERVRGAVEAGATRDDLQHLLPPGGARNALDCAFWELEAQQAGTPVWRLAGLDRPRPLRSTLTLGADTPEAMAAGALAIDRQAPVKLKLTGDLADDIARLAAVRAARPEAWIGVDANQGYAIETLRALLPVLVEHRIALLEQPLARGREADLDGLKRPLPFAADESAVTFADTAGLVGRFDVVNIKLDKCGGLTEGLAIARQARRLGLEVMVGNMMGTSLSMAPAYLLGQLCDVVDLDGPTFLARDRTPGVRYANGQIHCASDIWGA; encoded by the coding sequence ATGCCTGCGCCGGACACGCAGGGACCGACGCTCGACCTTCGGGTCGAGCGTTTTCCCTATCACAAGCCGTTCCGCATCTCGGGCCATGTCTTTGCCGAAACTGCGGTGCTCGTCGCCACGCTGTCGCAGGGCGCACATCGCGGTCGCGGCGAAGGCGCCGGGGTCTATTATCTGGGCGACGACGCAGGCCATATGCTGGCCGAGGCAGAGCGGGTGCGCGGCGCGGTCGAAGCCGGGGCGACGCGCGACGATCTCCAGCACCTGCTCCCGCCCGGCGGCGCGCGCAACGCGCTCGACTGCGCCTTTTGGGAGTTGGAGGCGCAGCAGGCGGGCACGCCCGTATGGAGGCTCGCCGGGCTCGATCGGCCGCGACCGCTGCGCTCGACGCTGACTTTGGGGGCGGACACGCCCGAGGCGATGGCGGCAGGCGCGCTGGCGATCGACCGGCAAGCCCCGGTGAAGCTCAAGCTGACCGGCGACCTTGCCGACGATATCGCGCGGCTGGCGGCGGTGCGCGCGGCGCGACCCGAGGCGTGGATCGGCGTCGACGCGAACCAGGGCTATGCGATCGAGACGCTGCGCGCGCTGTTGCCGGTGCTGGTCGAACACCGCATCGCGCTGCTCGAACAGCCGCTGGCGCGCGGTCGCGAGGCCGATCTCGACGGCCTCAAACGCCCCCTGCCCTTTGCCGCCGACGAAAGCGCGGTGACGTTCGCCGACACCGCCGGGCTGGTCGGGCGGTTCGACGTCGTCAATATCAAGCTCGATAAATGCGGCGGCCTGACCGAGGGGCTGGCGATCGCGCGGCAGGCGCGGCGGCTCGGGCTCGAGGTGATGGTGGGCAACATGATGGGGACCAGCCTGTCGATGGCGCCTGCCTATCTGCTCGGCCAGCTTTGCGACGTCGTCGATCTCGACGGCCCGACCTTCCTCGCGCGGGATCGCACCCCCGGTGTCCGCTATGCCAATGGCCAGATTCACTGCGCCAGTGACATTTGGGGCGCATAA
- a CDS encoding TonB-dependent receptor: MKQALWIASSALALAASQPALAQDVVARDPDTIVVTAQKREQDLLDVPQSVSVVSGATLERQQAVTFQDYAKLIPGLQLEQSNPGEARIVLRGINTGGVASTVSTYIDETPFGSSSGQNNGAILAGEFDTFDVTRIEVLRGPQGTLYGASSLGGVVKFVTNLPDTAATEGRARATIETTEGGDLSYMGQAMLNLPVSEKLAIRGSGFYRSYGGYIDSIGTGGSDVAENINGSKSYGGRLSALFVPTETLSVRLSAVLQDFDSKGGSVVDADPATLAPLYGLTQSQFVPEFTKVKYRLYNGTLNLDLGGAELLSSTSYAVQDVTLRDDLTTPYGAALGVPSDIGMAQMTNLTKWTQEVRLQSPTSSSVEWLVGGYYTHEKGGIFQRIDLLTPGTLSVDPAMPQVADIFTTSTYQEVAGFGNATVHLGPRFDLTLGGRYSHNKQFADQGGTGLLAPEALDSRSSENVFTWSGAAKYSVSDTASLYARVAKGFRPGGPNLLPPGVPAGTPRTYGSDSLISYEVGVKAQTADNSFSIDAAAFHIDWTDIQLFTVINGFGLNANGGKAKSEGFEFTATLRPTRGFVVAFNGAYTRARLTSDTDPNVGGLAGDPLPFTPEFNWNVNADYSWTLAGETEAFVGASLRALSKQRANFDAGFGAAFALDRPTLPAYEVIDLRAGVDFGRFTLDVYAKNVANSRGVTDVTTGGGLPVAPNGAITTGIVRPRTFGLSLGAGF, from the coding sequence ATGAAGCAGGCACTTTGGATCGCATCCAGCGCACTCGCCCTCGCCGCCTCCCAACCCGCGCTCGCCCAGGACGTGGTGGCGCGCGATCCCGACACCATCGTCGTGACGGCCCAGAAGCGCGAACAGGACCTGCTCGACGTGCCGCAATCGGTGTCGGTCGTATCGGGCGCCACGCTGGAACGGCAACAGGCAGTGACGTTCCAGGACTATGCCAAGCTCATCCCCGGCCTCCAGCTCGAACAGAGCAACCCCGGCGAGGCCCGCATCGTCCTGCGCGGGATCAACACCGGCGGCGTCGCCTCGACGGTATCGACCTATATCGACGAAACCCCGTTTGGATCGTCGAGCGGCCAGAATAACGGCGCGATCCTCGCGGGCGAGTTCGACACGTTCGACGTGACCCGGATCGAAGTCCTGCGCGGCCCGCAGGGCACGCTATACGGCGCCAGTTCGCTCGGCGGCGTGGTGAAGTTCGTGACGAACCTTCCCGACACCGCCGCAACCGAGGGCCGCGCCCGCGCCACCATCGAAACCACCGAGGGCGGCGACCTGTCCTATATGGGCCAGGCGATGCTCAACCTGCCAGTGTCCGAGAAGCTCGCGATCCGGGGGTCGGGTTTCTATCGCTCCTATGGCGGCTATATCGACTCGATCGGCACCGGCGGCTCGGACGTGGCGGAGAATATCAACGGCTCCAAAAGCTATGGCGGCCGGCTCTCGGCGCTGTTCGTGCCCACCGAGACGCTGTCGGTTCGGCTCAGCGCGGTGCTCCAGGATTTCGACAGCAAGGGCGGCAGCGTCGTCGACGCCGATCCGGCGACCTTGGCGCCGCTTTACGGCCTGACCCAGTCGCAGTTCGTTCCCGAATTCACCAAGGTCAAGTATCGGCTGTACAACGGCACGCTCAACCTCGACCTGGGCGGGGCCGAGCTGCTGTCCTCGACCAGCTATGCGGTGCAGGACGTGACGCTGCGCGACGACCTGACCACGCCCTATGGCGCCGCGCTGGGGGTGCCGAGCGACATCGGCATGGCCCAGATGACCAACCTGACCAAATGGACCCAGGAAGTGCGCCTGCAATCCCCGACGAGCAGCAGCGTCGAATGGCTGGTCGGCGGCTATTACACGCATGAAAAGGGCGGCATCTTCCAGCGGATCGACTTGCTGACTCCGGGCACGCTGTCGGTGGACCCGGCGATGCCGCAGGTCGCCGATATCTTCACGACCTCGACCTATCAGGAGGTCGCCGGCTTCGGGAACGCAACCGTCCATCTCGGGCCGCGCTTCGATCTCACGCTGGGCGGGCGGTACAGCCACAACAAGCAGTTCGCGGATCAGGGCGGCACCGGTCTCCTCGCCCCCGAGGCGCTCGATTCGCGCTCGTCGGAGAATGTCTTCACCTGGTCGGGCGCCGCCAAATATTCGGTCTCCGACACGGCGTCGCTCTATGCCCGCGTCGCCAAGGGTTTCCGCCCCGGCGGCCCCAACCTCCTGCCACCCGGAGTGCCCGCGGGCACCCCGCGCACCTATGGCTCGGACTCGCTGATCAGCTATGAAGTCGGCGTGAAGGCCCAGACCGCCGACAACAGTTTCTCGATCGATGCGGCAGCGTTCCATATCGACTGGACCGACATCCAGCTCTTCACCGTGATCAATGGCTTCGGCCTCAACGCGAACGGAGGCAAGGCCAAGAGCGAAGGGTTCGAATTCACCGCGACGCTCCGGCCCACGCGCGGCTTCGTGGTGGCGTTCAACGGCGCCTATACCCGTGCGCGGCTCACCAGCGACACCGATCCCAATGTCGGCGGGCTGGCGGGAGATCCCCTGCCGTTCACCCCGGAGTTCAACTGGAACGTCAACGCCGATTATAGCTGGACGCTGGCGGGCGAGACCGAGGCGTTTGTCGGCGCCTCGCTCCGCGCGCTATCGAAACAGCGCGCCAATTTCGACGCCGGCTTCGGCGCCGCGTTCGCGCTCGATCGCCCGACGCTGCCTGCCTATGAAGTGATCGACCTGCGCGCAGGCGTCGACTTCGGGCGCTTCACCCTCGACGTCTATGCCAAGAACGTCGCGAACAGCCGCGGCGTGACCGATGTGACGACCGGCGGCGGTCTCCCGGTGGCGCCCAACGGCGCCATCACCACCGGCATCGTCCGTCCCCGCACCTTCGGCCTTTCCCTCGGCGCGGGGTTCTGA
- a CDS encoding DUF1611 domain-containing protein, which yields MRVSLSAPVVADDGLTLPQPYLLFLGDTTEAGFAKTALGLVDWAGDRCVGELAVDGCTVTTGLPLMSPAEARAAGARSLVIGVANQGGVIGDRWIAPLVEAMEAGLDLISGLHQRLGSVPALADAARRTGRRLIDIRTPPSAIPIATGRKRGGKRLLTVGTDCALGKKYTALALHRAFVARGADADFRATGQTGIMIAGGGIPMDAVVSDFEAGAAEMLSPDAAPGHWDVIEGQGSIYHPAYAAVSLGLLHGSQPDVFVVCHDPGRTMVLGLSGYALPSVEDVIDLTIRLGGRTNPAIRCGGVSFNTGRYAEDEAEALMAAERDRLGLPVADPIRGGAAFDALVANCLA from the coding sequence ATGCGCGTATCCCTGTCTGCACCCGTCGTCGCCGATGACGGTTTGACCCTGCCACAGCCCTATCTGCTATTCCTCGGCGACACGACCGAAGCGGGCTTCGCCAAGACCGCGCTCGGCCTGGTCGACTGGGCGGGGGACCGCTGCGTCGGCGAACTGGCGGTGGACGGCTGCACGGTCACGACCGGGCTGCCGCTTATGTCCCCGGCAGAGGCGCGGGCGGCGGGTGCGCGGTCGCTAGTGATCGGTGTTGCCAACCAGGGCGGGGTGATCGGCGATCGCTGGATCGCCCCGCTGGTCGAAGCGATGGAGGCCGGGCTCGACCTGATCAGCGGGCTTCACCAGCGGCTGGGGAGCGTGCCCGCGCTGGCCGATGCGGCGCGGCGCACCGGGCGGCGGCTGATCGATATCCGCACGCCCCCGTCCGCGATCCCGATCGCCACCGGGCGCAAGCGCGGCGGCAAGAGGCTGCTGACCGTCGGCACCGACTGCGCATTGGGTAAGAAATACACCGCGCTCGCGCTGCATCGCGCCTTCGTCGCGCGCGGAGCCGACGCCGATTTCCGCGCGACCGGCCAGACCGGGATCATGATCGCGGGTGGCGGCATCCCGATGGATGCAGTGGTCTCCGATTTCGAAGCGGGCGCCGCCGAGATGCTGAGCCCCGATGCGGCGCCCGGCCATTGGGACGTGATCGAGGGTCAGGGATCGATCTATCACCCCGCCTATGCCGCGGTGTCGCTGGGCCTGCTCCACGGCAGCCAGCCCGATGTCTTCGTGGTCTGCCACGACCCGGGCAGGACGATGGTGCTGGGCCTTAGCGGCTATGCCCTCCCCTCGGTCGAGGACGTCATCGACCTCACCATCCGCCTGGGGGGCCGCACCAACCCCGCGATCCGCTGCGGCGGGGTCAGCTTCAACACCGGCCGCTATGCCGAGGATGAAGCCGAGGCGCTGATGGCTGCCGAGCGCGATAGGCTGGGTCTGCCCGTCGCCGATCCGATCCGTGGTGGCGCGGCGTTCGACGCTCTCGTCGCGAACTGCCTCGCATGA
- a CDS encoding YkvI family membrane protein has translation MTIAGPGRASTRFQRFLLPGFALKAVIIGGGYATGRELAEYFAPAGPWGGLAAMLLATAIWSVVAALTFALARAMHAYDYRSFFQGLLGPFWIAFEIAYLIFVILILAVFGAAAGAIGAATFGWPEALGSVLLALGIIVTTALGTGAVEQLFKYVSILLYAVYALFLVLALASFGGLIGQGFAAAPPPAGDWVAGGLTYAAYNIVGAVVILPVLRHLTSRRDAVVAGLIAGPLAMLPAILFFVVMMAFYPAIAAEALPSDFLLRQMRLPGFHLLFQLMIFAALLESGAGAVHAVNERISGAMEARGRPPLGTRARAAIAAVILAGCMFVAARVGLIALIASGYRFLAWMFLLVYLAPLLTIGVWRLFRTPPTAPESPQ, from the coding sequence ATGACCATTGCCGGGCCGGGCCGCGCGTCGACCCGGTTCCAGCGCTTCCTGCTGCCCGGCTTCGCGCTCAAGGCGGTGATCATCGGCGGCGGCTATGCGACGGGGCGCGAGCTTGCCGAATATTTCGCGCCCGCCGGCCCCTGGGGCGGGCTGGCGGCGATGCTGCTGGCCACTGCGATCTGGAGCGTCGTCGCGGCGCTGACCTTCGCGCTGGCGCGGGCGATGCACGCCTATGACTATCGCAGCTTTTTCCAGGGGCTGCTCGGCCCTTTCTGGATCGCGTTCGAGATTGCCTATTTGATCTTCGTCATCCTGATCCTCGCGGTGTTCGGCGCGGCGGCGGGGGCGATCGGCGCGGCGACCTTTGGCTGGCCGGAGGCGCTGGGTTCGGTCCTGCTCGCGCTCGGCATCATCGTCACGACGGCGCTGGGCACCGGCGCGGTCGAGCAGCTGTTCAAATATGTCTCGATCCTGCTCTACGCCGTCTATGCGCTGTTCCTGGTGCTGGCGCTGGCCAGCTTCGGCGGGCTGATCGGCCAGGGTTTTGCCGCGGCGCCGCCGCCCGCGGGCGACTGGGTGGCGGGCGGGCTGACCTATGCCGCCTATAACATCGTCGGCGCAGTCGTGATCCTGCCGGTGCTCCGCCACCTGACCAGCCGCCGCGACGCAGTGGTGGCGGGACTGATCGCCGGCCCGCTGGCGATGCTGCCCGCGATCCTGTTCTTCGTGGTGATGATGGCCTTCTACCCGGCGATCGCCGCCGAGGCGCTGCCGTCCGACTTCCTGCTTCGGCAGATGCGCCTTCCCGGCTTCCACCTCCTGTTCCAGCTCATGATCTTCGCGGCGCTGCTCGAAAGCGGCGCGGGCGCGGTGCATGCCGTCAACGAGCGCATTTCGGGCGCCATGGAGGCGCGGGGGCGCCCGCCGCTCGGCACCCGCGCCCGCGCCGCGATCGCCGCGGTGATCCTGGCCGGTTGCATGTTCGTCGCCGCTCGGGTCGGGCTGATCGCGCTGATCGCCAGCGGCTATCGCTTCCTCGCCTGGATGTTCCTGCTCGTCTATCTCGCGCCGCTGCTGACGATCGGCGTCTGGCGGCTGTTTCGCACGCCCCCCACCGCCCCGGAGTCCCCGCAATGA
- a CDS encoding serine hydrolase: MNPLHLLALGLALAVATPAAADPPADLAARVEALRKRVGAAGVSIAIVEGGKTTLSHGWGTRKLGDAAKVDQHTLFQTGSTGKAMTAAALAILVDEGRIGWDDPVINHIPWFRMYDPWVTREITVRDLLVHRSGLGLGQGDLMFVPRTNLTRKQTVERVAFLKPRTSFRSAYAYDNILYAVAGQLIEEVTGKSWEVFIRDRLLRPGGMMDATSDSEDRFRIANRSWPHARLSGPLRGLGPQQVLDERDELGRNGAPAGGLALSADDMAAWLKIQLAHGGLPNGKRLFSEKQALEMWNPVVTMPITPLPASLAPAMPNYQAYALGWQVQDYRGHRIIAHSGGVFGSITRVVVVPDKNIAFAIMLNSEDSGMLLGLYYLLLDHYLGASDRDWVKNWQDWYESRLEGGRAFLSEAKAAPVKVGPSLDLARYAGRYRDPWYGDVVVASTPQGLTIDFTSTPRMKGRLAHWQYDSFVMAFDDKAVEPAYVTFALDPDGKVTGVRLKAVSPIADFSWDYHDLDLKPVEDAK; the protein is encoded by the coding sequence ATGAACCCGCTGCACCTGCTCGCCCTCGGGCTGGCGCTCGCCGTCGCGACGCCCGCCGCAGCCGATCCCCCCGCCGATCTCGCCGCCCGGGTCGAGGCGCTGCGCAAGCGGGTCGGCGCCGCCGGGGTGTCGATCGCGATCGTCGAGGGCGGCAAGACGACGCTGTCGCACGGCTGGGGCACGCGCAAGCTCGGCGATGCGGCGAAAGTGGACCAGCACACGCTGTTCCAGACCGGCTCGACCGGCAAGGCGATGACCGCCGCCGCGCTCGCGATCCTGGTCGATGAGGGCAGGATCGGGTGGGATGACCCGGTGATCAACCATATCCCGTGGTTCCGGATGTACGATCCGTGGGTGACGCGCGAGATCACCGTGCGCGACTTGCTAGTCCACCGCAGCGGGCTGGGGCTGGGTCAGGGCGACCTGATGTTCGTGCCGCGCACCAACCTCACGCGCAAACAGACGGTGGAGCGGGTGGCGTTCCTGAAACCCCGGACCAGCTTCCGCTCGGCCTATGCCTATGACAATATCCTCTATGCCGTCGCCGGCCAGCTGATCGAGGAAGTCACCGGCAAGAGCTGGGAAGTCTTCATCCGCGACCGGCTGCTCCGCCCCGGCGGCATGATGGACGCGACCAGCGACAGCGAGGACCGTTTCCGCATCGCCAACCGGTCCTGGCCGCACGCACGCCTGTCGGGCCCCTTGCGCGGTCTCGGCCCGCAACAGGTGCTCGACGAGCGCGACGAGCTGGGCCGCAACGGCGCCCCCGCCGGCGGCCTCGCGCTCAGCGCCGACGACATGGCGGCATGGCTCAAGATCCAGCTCGCGCACGGCGGCCTGCCCAATGGCAAGCGGCTGTTCAGCGAGAAGCAGGCGCTGGAGATGTGGAACCCGGTGGTGACGATGCCGATCACCCCGCTACCCGCATCGCTCGCCCCGGCCATGCCCAATTACCAGGCCTATGCGCTCGGCTGGCAGGTCCAGGACTATCGCGGCCACCGCATTATCGCGCATAGCGGCGGGGTGTTCGGATCGATCACCCGCGTCGTGGTGGTCCCGGACAAGAATATCGCCTTCGCAATCATGCTCAATTCCGAGGATAGCGGCATGCTTCTCGGGCTCTATTACCTGCTGCTCGACCATTATCTGGGCGCGTCGGACCGCGACTGGGTGAAGAACTGGCAGGATTGGTATGAATCCCGGCTCGAAGGCGGGCGTGCGTTCCTCAGCGAGGCGAAGGCTGCGCCCGTCAAGGTCGGCCCGTCGCTCGACCTCGCGCGCTACGCCGGGCGCTATCGCGATCCCTGGTATGGCGATGTGGTGGTGGCATCGACCCCGCAAGGGCTGACGATCGACTTCACCTCCACCCCGCGCATGAAGGGGCGGCTCGCGCACTGGCAATATGACAGCTTCGTCATGGCATTCGACGACAAGGCAGTCGAGCCTGCCTATGTTACCTTCGCGCTCGATCCGGACGGCAAGGTCACCGGCGTCAGGCTGAAGGCGGTCAGCCCGATCGCCGATTTCAGCTGGGACTATCACGACCTCGATCTCAAGCCCGTGGAGGACGCGAAGTGA